The uncultured Desulfobulbus sp. genome window below encodes:
- a CDS encoding metalloregulator ArsR/SmtB family transcription factor, with translation MRKDQDQEQEDRCAVRCIHKNQVARARTQALAEDEYEELATLFKAMADGNRVRILWALLHAEMCVCDLAALLGASESAVSHQLRLLRQLALVKNRRQGQVLYYRLNDDHVQSLIQIALEHIRE, from the coding sequence ATGCGTAAAGATCAAGATCAGGAACAAGAAGATCGCTGTGCTGTGCGCTGTATTCACAAAAATCAGGTCGCCAGGGCCAGGACTCAGGCACTTGCCGAAGATGAATACGAGGAACTCGCTACTCTGTTCAAAGCCATGGCCGATGGGAACAGGGTTCGCATACTCTGGGCCCTTTTGCATGCGGAGATGTGTGTCTGTGACCTAGCAGCCCTCCTTGGGGCTTCTGAATCTGCAGTCAGCCATCAGTTGCGTCTTTTAAGGCAGCTGGCACTGGTTAAAAATAGGCGTCAGGGGCAGGTGCTCTACTACCGGCTCAACGATGATCATGTCCAGAGCCTTATTCAGATAGCCCTGGAACATATTCGAGAATAA
- a CDS encoding Crp/Fnr family transcriptional regulator produces MKFLEENLVEWLQRPELDELRNAFVVQSMEKNGFICQPDVEESSVFIVKKGRARVYLGYEDKEFNLAILAPGDLYSTHTGAYVQAMEPMELLLMDTPSFMRHMMQSLEVNSAMIKVLGNVLKSSFSIIEGLVFKDASCRLLSLLLTEAKRQAPRADGTVVLHINLSVEQIARMVGSSRQTVSTQLNRLIRQNLIAKQGRGSFVIPDVPALEDYYASVDCL; encoded by the coding sequence ATGAAGTTTCTCGAAGAAAATCTAGTTGAATGGTTACAGCGTCCAGAGCTCGATGAGCTACGGAATGCCTTTGTAGTTCAATCCATGGAGAAAAACGGCTTTATCTGTCAGCCCGATGTAGAAGAAAGCTCGGTCTTTATAGTCAAAAAAGGGCGAGCCAGGGTGTATCTTGGTTATGAAGATAAAGAGTTCAACCTGGCCATCCTTGCACCCGGTGATTTATATTCCACCCATACAGGAGCCTACGTTCAGGCCATGGAGCCTATGGAGCTTCTGCTGATGGATACTCCCAGTTTCATGCGGCATATGATGCAGAGTCTGGAGGTCAACTCGGCCATGATCAAGGTTCTGGGCAATGTACTCAAATCATCGTTTAGCATCATAGAGGGGTTAGTGTTTAAAGATGCCTCCTGCCGCCTGCTGTCCCTGTTACTGACCGAGGCAAAACGACAGGCTCCCCGGGCAGATGGAACCGTAGTACTGCATATCAACCTCTCCGTTGAGCAGATAGCCCGCATGGTGGGCAGTAGCCGGCAGACTGTTTCCACCCAGCTCAACCGTCTTATTCGCCAAAATCTCATTGCAAAGCAGGGGCGTGGGTCCTTTGTGATCCCCGATGTCCCAGCCCTGGAAGACTATTACGCCTCTGTTGATTGCCTCTAA
- the pbpC gene encoding penicillin-binding protein 1C, translating into MAAGFCLSAFLLAAHLSPAPPLGQGIPFSRLLCAEDGQMLRLTLAWDGQYRLWTPLEDIAPQAKDALLLKEDQYFYLHPGFNLSALLRATWSTYVRQQRQGGSTLTMQLARQLYHINTRTIPGKIHQIGCALWLEARYSKDDIFEAYCNLAPMGANIQGLGAAAHIYFNKPASRLSLAEGLALAVMPQNPAKRYQFNREQQQARQRLTQAWLRLHPKDEVLLSPLLQSDLQGRTRQQLPFTAPHFCDFVLKQLQNRSQQRITTTLDLELQQMTEELVHRYVETNQNRGIVNAAVLLVDNQTMAVKALVGSANFFDHSLQGQVNGVLAKRSPGSTLKPFLYGLALDQGLIHSRSIVRDLPTNFGSYQPENFDGRFSGPISAEEALIRSRNVPAIALANRLTSPTLYGLLETAGITGLRSKNYYGLSLVLGGGELSMAELIRLYGIFANKGRLRPLRYTRTEPMVQEQSLLSPEASFIVRQMLLGNPRPTGEGAPTIPEGSRKHWPIAWKTGTSWGFHDAWSVGLIGDYLLGVWIGNFNGSGNQSFVGRKAAAPLFFQLADALELSRGLEKQTKQQIPPGVIQVDVCQASGELPNRWCPRTVPAWFIPGKSPIHLSRLHRPVMVDRRTGEAVCPPYDNRHEQQIFAFWPSEMELLFAQAGLPRKRPPQPPENCRGQGGQLQAHPPRITSPLTQVRYTLRRSKPQQSIELAASIDGASSRLYWFADTVYLGSVAPNGVIHWRPGNGGRYQLSAVDDAGLSTEQSIEVTFVP; encoded by the coding sequence ATGGCAGCCGGATTTTGTCTTTCTGCATTCCTGCTGGCAGCCCATCTCTCCCCCGCCCCGCCTTTGGGCCAGGGAATACCCTTTTCTCGGCTTTTATGCGCTGAGGACGGACAGATGCTCAGGCTCACTCTGGCCTGGGATGGTCAGTACCGACTCTGGACTCCCCTGGAGGACATTGCGCCCCAGGCGAAAGATGCACTGCTCCTCAAAGAGGACCAGTATTTCTACCTGCATCCCGGTTTCAACCTCAGCGCGCTGCTGCGGGCGACCTGGTCTACCTATGTGCGACAACAACGACAGGGTGGCTCCACCCTGACCATGCAGCTGGCACGGCAGCTCTACCACATCAATACGCGCACTATCCCTGGCAAAATTCACCAGATTGGTTGCGCCCTCTGGCTGGAAGCACGCTACAGTAAAGACGATATTTTTGAAGCCTACTGTAATCTGGCCCCGATGGGAGCAAACATTCAGGGACTGGGAGCGGCAGCACACATCTATTTCAACAAACCCGCTTCGCGCTTAAGCCTCGCTGAAGGATTGGCACTGGCGGTCATGCCCCAGAATCCCGCAAAACGTTATCAGTTCAATCGGGAGCAGCAACAGGCCCGTCAACGTTTGACCCAGGCATGGTTACGCCTCCACCCGAAGGATGAAGTGCTGCTCAGCCCACTACTCCAAAGCGATCTGCAGGGAAGGACGCGGCAACAGCTTCCCTTTACAGCGCCGCATTTTTGTGATTTCGTCCTCAAGCAGCTCCAGAATAGATCACAACAGCGCATTACAACCACGCTTGATCTTGAGCTGCAGCAGATGACTGAAGAGCTGGTCCACAGATATGTGGAAACAAACCAGAACAGAGGGATTGTAAACGCTGCGGTGCTTCTGGTGGACAATCAAACCATGGCAGTCAAGGCTCTGGTGGGATCCGCCAATTTTTTTGACCACAGTCTTCAGGGGCAGGTAAATGGTGTCCTGGCCAAACGCTCTCCCGGATCAACCTTAAAACCATTTCTCTATGGACTGGCCCTTGACCAGGGGCTGATACATTCCCGTAGCATCGTACGCGATCTGCCTACAAATTTCGGCAGTTACCAGCCAGAAAATTTTGACGGTCGTTTCAGCGGTCCTATATCTGCTGAGGAGGCTTTAATTCGCAGTCGGAATGTGCCGGCAATCGCGCTTGCCAACAGGTTGACCTCCCCTACCCTCTACGGCCTGCTGGAAACAGCAGGTATTACAGGGCTACGCTCCAAGAACTACTACGGTCTTTCTCTGGTTCTTGGAGGTGGAGAGCTGAGTATGGCTGAACTGATCAGATTGTATGGAATTTTTGCAAACAAAGGCAGACTTCGCCCCCTGCGCTACACCCGCACCGAGCCCATGGTCCAGGAGCAATCGCTGCTTTCGCCTGAGGCATCGTTTATCGTCAGACAGATGCTGCTGGGTAATCCCCGGCCTACCGGAGAGGGAGCCCCCACAATTCCTGAAGGGAGCCGCAAGCATTGGCCCATTGCCTGGAAGACAGGAACCTCCTGGGGGTTTCACGATGCCTGGAGTGTGGGTCTGATCGGGGACTACCTGCTGGGCGTCTGGATCGGCAACTTTAACGGGAGTGGAAACCAGTCCTTTGTTGGCCGTAAAGCTGCGGCACCGCTTTTTTTTCAGTTAGCCGACGCGTTGGAACTCTCCAGGGGGTTGGAGAAACAAACAAAGCAACAAATTCCCCCGGGGGTAATCCAGGTGGATGTCTGTCAAGCCTCAGGAGAGCTGCCGAACCGCTGGTGCCCACGGACCGTACCTGCCTGGTTTATTCCCGGCAAATCGCCCATTCATCTTTCCCGCCTGCACCGCCCGGTGATGGTCGATAGACGAACCGGCGAAGCGGTCTGCCCTCCCTATGACAACCGGCATGAACAACAAATATTTGCCTTCTGGCCATCGGAGATGGAATTACTGTTTGCCCAGGCGGGGCTCCCACGAAAGCGCCCCCCCCAACCACCGGAAAACTGCCGCGGGCAGGGGGGACAGCTCCAAGCTCATCCACCGAGAATCACCTCGCCGCTTACGCAGGTACGCTACACCCTGCGGCGCTCAAAACCCCAGCAGAGCATCGAGCTTGCGGCGTCAATTGACGGGGCAAGTTCCCGCCTCTACTGGTTTGCCGACACCGTCTATCTGGGCTCTGTAGCCCCCAATGGCGTTATCCACTGGCGTCCGGGGAACGGAGGCCGTTATCAGCTCAGCGCCGTTGATGACGCGGGGTTGAGTACGGAGCAAAGTATTGAGGTCACCTTTGTTCCCTGA
- a CDS encoding SO_0444 family Cu/Zn efflux transporter, whose protein sequence is MQYLFDFVSACWLLLEESSLYILLGLFVAGLLKVYLSPDYVLKHLGKGKIQSVFKAALLGIPIPLCSCGVLPATAQLKRQGANKGATTAFLIATPESGADSIAISWALLDPLMTVARPVAAFISAFVAGVSENLLEKSNEVAAPPPLPMASVAAPGCSDAHCGCQQHPSDEEHKIISGIRYAINDIWGDLAGWFFIGIVLAALITTVVPTDLVGRYLGGGLGSMLLMLVAGVPMYICATASTPIAASLILKGVSPGAALVFLLSGPATNVAALAVLVKILGKKGLAIYLASIAVISVLCGLLLDTVYVGFGLSAMATVGAVSEVLPSWLMQAATFVLLLLSLRQFGRWYRHRSSTRQL, encoded by the coding sequence ATGCAGTATCTATTTGATTTTGTCAGTGCCTGCTGGCTGTTGTTGGAAGAATCTTCTCTCTACATTCTGCTTGGCCTGTTTGTGGCTGGGCTTCTCAAGGTGTATCTTTCACCTGATTATGTTCTCAAACATCTGGGTAAAGGAAAGATACAATCGGTCTTCAAGGCAGCCCTCTTAGGGATTCCCATTCCGCTTTGCTCCTGTGGCGTCTTGCCGGCAACTGCCCAACTCAAGCGGCAGGGAGCCAATAAGGGAGCGACCACCGCGTTTTTGATTGCAACACCCGAATCCGGCGCCGATTCCATCGCAATTTCCTGGGCACTGCTCGACCCGCTCATGACGGTTGCCAGACCAGTTGCCGCCTTTATCTCCGCCTTTGTTGCCGGGGTATCGGAGAACCTGCTTGAAAAGTCCAACGAAGTAGCCGCGCCCCCACCGTTACCGATGGCCTCGGTCGCGGCCCCGGGCTGCAGTGATGCCCACTGTGGTTGCCAGCAGCATCCGTCTGATGAAGAACATAAAATCATCAGCGGTATTCGCTATGCAATCAATGATATATGGGGGGATCTGGCGGGCTGGTTTTTTATCGGGATCGTTCTGGCAGCTCTCATAACCACGGTTGTTCCCACAGATCTCGTCGGCCGCTACCTGGGGGGTGGGCTTGGTTCCATGCTGCTCATGCTTGTTGCCGGTGTGCCCATGTATATTTGTGCCACAGCCTCAACGCCCATTGCCGCTTCTTTGATACTCAAAGGCGTGAGCCCTGGTGCTGCACTGGTCTTTTTACTCAGTGGTCCAGCAACCAATGTGGCGGCCCTGGCTGTGCTGGTCAAGATACTTGGAAAGAAGGGGCTCGCCATTTACCTTGCCTCCATTGCTGTTATATCCGTACTTTGTGGTCTTCTTTTAGATACAGTGTATGTAGGGTTTGGACTCTCCGCCATGGCTACTGTTGGAGCGGTTAGCGAGGTCCTGCCGTCTTGGTTGATGCAGGCAGCTACCTTTGTTTTGCTTCTGCTCTCTCTGCGACAGTTCGGTCGCTGGTATCGTCACAGATCATCTACCCGCCAGCTTTAG
- a CDS encoding alkaline phosphatase, which produces MQCKKICGVAAFTLLTLSTTPAFSTTPKYVFFFLGDGMSSSQIQATEAYLTTKNGYSATEAVDLSRSENRLNFTQFPILGMQTTYDAHALMTDSASSATAFACGLKTNSGVVGMDDTMTTSYKSIAQLADEQGKRVGVISSVSLDHATPAAYYASVANRGYMNNIATQLANSGYEFFGGGGLAYPTDKKGNGDTTNDVWKALEDNGYTILKSKETIEAQGENPVDRVVCINPYLQDSAAMPYAIDRPETNLSLAEMTEVAIKTLVNTGEQGRKHNFLKSYKNWKKYKKDGFFLMVEGGKIDWACHANDAMAAIGDTLAFDDAVGMALEFYNKHPHETLIVVTGDHETGGMTIGHATTGYTAHYDRLLGQKQSFQAFGMNEWPTYKTAHASSCEGGGMDIDAEFKATMLKSFGLDYDSLNTFQQEKLEDAFDMSLCENNSNSAAENNLLYSYYNPIIVTITHILNEEASIGWTSYSHTGVPVPVFAIGSGAHKFSGFYDNTDIAKKLAAVMGIRAKLPVVKN; this is translated from the coding sequence ATGCAGTGCAAAAAAATTTGTGGGGTAGCGGCCTTTACCCTGCTTACCCTGTCGACAACACCAGCTTTTTCGACCACCCCCAAGTACGTATTTTTCTTTCTTGGCGATGGAATGTCCAGTTCGCAGATCCAGGCGACAGAGGCCTATCTGACCACAAAAAATGGTTACTCCGCTACGGAAGCTGTAGACTTGTCCCGTTCGGAAAATCGGCTGAATTTTACCCAGTTTCCGATTCTTGGCATGCAGACGACCTATGATGCACACGCACTCATGACCGACAGCGCCTCTTCGGCCACGGCGTTTGCCTGTGGTTTAAAAACGAACAGTGGTGTTGTGGGAATGGATGACACCATGACTACAAGCTACAAAAGTATAGCCCAACTGGCCGATGAGCAGGGCAAGCGTGTGGGGGTCATTTCCTCGGTCAGTCTGGATCATGCCACACCTGCTGCGTATTATGCCAGTGTGGCTAATCGGGGTTACATGAACAATATCGCCACCCAGCTGGCCAACTCCGGCTATGAATTTTTTGGCGGTGGTGGGCTGGCCTACCCTACTGATAAAAAAGGAAACGGTGACACAACAAACGATGTGTGGAAGGCACTTGAAGATAACGGTTACACCATTCTCAAGAGTAAAGAGACCATAGAAGCCCAGGGTGAAAACCCTGTCGACAGGGTCGTCTGCATCAATCCTTATCTTCAAGACAGTGCAGCGATGCCCTATGCCATTGATCGTCCCGAAACGAACCTCTCCCTTGCGGAAATGACAGAGGTCGCCATAAAAACGTTGGTTAATACTGGGGAGCAAGGCAGAAAACATAATTTTTTGAAAAGCTACAAGAACTGGAAGAAATACAAAAAAGACGGTTTTTTTCTCATGGTCGAAGGCGGCAAAATTGACTGGGCCTGCCACGCAAACGATGCCATGGCTGCCATAGGCGACACCCTGGCCTTTGACGACGCTGTCGGCATGGCCCTTGAATTCTATAACAAACATCCCCATGAGACTTTAATTGTGGTCACCGGCGATCATGAAACAGGTGGAATGACCATCGGCCATGCAACCACAGGTTATACAGCACATTACGACCGCCTTTTGGGGCAGAAACAATCTTTCCAGGCCTTTGGCATGAACGAATGGCCCACCTACAAAACTGCCCACGCTTCGAGCTGCGAAGGAGGCGGCATGGACATTGATGCTGAGTTTAAAGCAACCATGCTCAAATCCTTTGGCCTTGACTACGACAGCCTGAATACTTTTCAGCAAGAAAAACTGGAAGACGCATTTGATATGTCTCTCTGTGAAAACAATTCAAACAGCGCCGCAGAAAACAACCTGCTCTACAGCTACTACAATCCAATCATCGTAACTATTACCCACATCCTGAACGAGGAGGCCTCCATTGGCTGGACATCGTACTCGCATACCGGTGTTCCGGTACCAGTATTTGCCATTGGATCCGGCGCCCATAAATTTTCCGGTTTTTATGACAACACCGATATCGCCAAAAAATTGGCTGCGGTCATGGGGATTCGCGCCAAACTTCCCGTGGTAAAAAACTAA
- the cooS gene encoding anaerobic carbon-monoxide dehydrogenase catalytic subunit yields MAKEQLPVEALTIWDDAQKMLVKAREEGIETAWDRYATQSPHCTFCELGLTCKNCNMGPCRISPKEGGKMQRGVCGADAHVIVARNFGRFVAGGAAGHSDHGRDLIEVLEAIANEETSAYTISDEAKLCRVASELGIECEGLSAKEVASLLVDACYDDFGSRKKEVGFACRVPEVRKEIWRTLGIMPRGVDREIAEMMHRTHMGCDNDAASTMLHAARTALADGWAGSMIGTELSDIIFGVPTPTISKANLGVLEKDQVNILVHGHNPVVSEMVLAAAREPEMIDKAKAAGAAGINIGGLCCTGNELLMRQGIPMAGNHLMTELAIVTGAVDAMVVDYQCIMPSLVQIAACYHTKFITTADKARFTGATHIRFDHAAPLGQARNVVELAIEAYSNRDGKRIDIPCAPVDITTGFSVEALLSALGGSLDPLLEVVKAGKIRGFCAIVGCNNPRMQHDFANVGLAKALIERDILVLVTGCVTTAAGKAGLLMPEGKEMAGPGLQEVCGSLNIPPVLHMGSCVDNARIIQLCAAIADALNVDISDLPVWGASPEWYSEKAVAIGLYCVASGIPVQIGTPPQITGSSVVTDLALKGLEDLVGASFLVEPDPEKAAQIMDERIKAKRIGLGLQP; encoded by the coding sequence ATGGCCAAGGAACAACTCCCTGTTGAAGCACTGACAATCTGGGATGATGCCCAGAAGATGCTTGTTAAGGCGCGTGAAGAAGGCATCGAAACCGCCTGGGATCGCTATGCTACCCAGAGCCCGCACTGTACTTTTTGTGAGTTGGGGCTCACGTGCAAAAACTGCAACATGGGCCCCTGTCGTATCAGTCCCAAAGAGGGGGGCAAAATGCAGCGTGGTGTCTGCGGTGCCGACGCCCATGTGATTGTCGCGCGTAACTTTGGCCGTTTTGTTGCCGGAGGTGCTGCGGGCCACTCCGATCACGGTCGTGACCTGATTGAGGTGTTGGAAGCAATCGCCAACGAGGAGACCAGCGCCTATACGATCAGCGACGAAGCAAAGCTTTGCCGGGTGGCCAGCGAATTGGGGATTGAGTGTGAAGGGCTTAGCGCCAAAGAGGTCGCCTCCCTGTTGGTTGATGCCTGCTATGACGATTTTGGCAGCCGTAAAAAAGAAGTGGGCTTTGCCTGCCGTGTCCCTGAGGTCCGTAAGGAGATATGGCGGACTCTTGGCATCATGCCCCGGGGCGTTGACCGGGAAATCGCCGAGATGATGCACCGCACCCATATGGGCTGTGATAATGATGCCGCCAGCACCATGCTCCATGCGGCGCGGACAGCGCTTGCCGATGGCTGGGCCGGATCCATGATCGGTACCGAACTCTCTGATATCATTTTTGGTGTTCCCACCCCGACTATCTCTAAGGCTAATCTGGGGGTTTTAGAGAAGGATCAGGTCAATATTCTGGTGCATGGACATAATCCGGTGGTCTCGGAAATGGTCCTTGCGGCTGCTCGGGAACCGGAGATGATTGACAAGGCCAAAGCGGCGGGAGCAGCCGGAATCAATATCGGTGGACTTTGCTGTACCGGAAATGAGCTCTTGATGCGTCAGGGGATTCCCATGGCGGGTAATCATCTCATGACCGAGCTGGCTATCGTGACCGGAGCAGTCGATGCCATGGTGGTTGACTACCAGTGTATCATGCCAAGTCTTGTTCAGATTGCCGCCTGCTATCATACAAAATTTATCACCACAGCTGATAAGGCCAGATTTACCGGTGCAACCCATATCCGTTTTGACCATGCCGCTCCCCTTGGCCAGGCACGTAATGTGGTCGAGCTGGCCATTGAGGCGTACTCAAATCGTGATGGCAAACGTATCGATATTCCCTGTGCGCCGGTTGACATCACTACCGGTTTCTCTGTAGAAGCCCTGCTGTCTGCCCTTGGCGGCAGCCTTGACCCTCTATTAGAGGTGGTGAAAGCGGGGAAAATCCGAGGATTTTGCGCCATAGTCGGCTGCAATAACCCACGTATGCAACATGATTTTGCCAATGTCGGCTTGGCCAAAGCTCTGATTGAACGTGATATTCTTGTCCTGGTCACGGGTTGTGTCACCACGGCGGCTGGTAAGGCAGGACTCCTTATGCCGGAAGGCAAAGAGATGGCAGGCCCTGGGCTGCAGGAAGTATGCGGGAGCTTGAATATTCCTCCGGTACTTCATATGGGTTCCTGTGTGGATAATGCTCGCATCATTCAACTCTGCGCAGCCATTGCTGATGCACTCAATGTGGACATCTCTGATCTCCCGGTTTGGGGAGCTTCTCCCGAGTGGTACTCGGAAAAGGCGGTCGCCATCGGCTTGTACTGTGTCGCCAGTGGTATACCGGTACAAATTGGTACTCCGCCCCAGATCACCGGCTCTTCTGTTGTGACTGATTTGGCGCTTAAGGGGCTGGAAGATCTGGTTGGAGCCAGCTTTCTGGTCGAGCCCGACCCAGAAAAAGCAGCCCAGATTATGGACGAGCGGATCAAAGCAAAACGGATCGGGCTTGGCTTGCAACCCTGA
- a CDS encoding ArsA-related P-loop ATPase, with amino-acid sequence MKIAFAGKGGVGKTTLAAWTSQYLVKQGHDVWSIDADTALSLGEAVGLAADALPQPLITRKDLIEERLGSGILRLNPAVADLPEQLAVDLALSGPGRGRLLVMGTVTNGGGGCACGANALLKALLSHIVLERNEWAVVDLEAGVEHLGRGTVAAVDGLVIVTEPSRRGFATAATISSIAREMGLTNQLLVLNRTLEQDLALPPDLPPVGLTLPVFPGLVERQLLDGSVLGLPEEEKIEAIIEKMLQQLAENRESNNR; translated from the coding sequence ATGAAAATTGCTTTTGCGGGAAAAGGTGGGGTTGGCAAGACAACCCTCGCGGCCTGGACCAGCCAGTACCTGGTCAAACAGGGGCACGATGTCTGGTCGATAGATGCCGATACAGCACTCTCGCTGGGTGAGGCAGTGGGCCTTGCGGCTGATGCTCTCCCGCAGCCACTCATTACCAGAAAAGATCTGATCGAAGAGCGGCTGGGCAGTGGTATTTTACGGCTCAACCCTGCCGTGGCTGATCTTCCGGAGCAACTAGCCGTGGACCTTGCTCTCTCTGGTCCAGGCCGGGGACGACTCCTGGTCATGGGGACCGTAACCAATGGCGGCGGGGGCTGTGCCTGTGGTGCCAACGCCTTGCTCAAAGCCCTCCTTTCCCATATTGTTCTGGAACGCAATGAGTGGGCCGTGGTTGATCTGGAGGCAGGTGTCGAGCATTTAGGAAGGGGAACGGTGGCTGCCGTCGATGGATTGGTGATTGTGACCGAACCCAGCCGCCGTGGTTTTGCAACGGCTGCTACCATTTCCTCAATCGCCCGTGAAATGGGCCTGACCAATCAGTTGTTGGTGCTAAATCGGACGCTTGAACAGGACTTAGCGTTACCGCCTGATCTACCACCGGTGGGGCTGACGCTGCCAGTTTTCCCTGGGCTTGTTGAACGACAACTGCTCGATGGTTCAGTCCTGGGATTACCTGAAGAAGAGAAGATTGAAGCAATAATCGAGAAAATGCTCCAGCAGCTTGCTGAAAACAGGGAGTCCAATAACCGTTGA